From the genome of Nicotiana sylvestris chromosome 2, ASM39365v2, whole genome shotgun sequence, one region includes:
- the LOC104216322 gene encoding cell number regulator 2-like, protein MYTSAHQDYGKFTGEGYHPGPMKQPYAPPYASAAGMPVHPSATATAPWSTGLCHCFDDPANCLVTCVCPCITFGQISEIVNKGTTSCAASGALYGVLLGLTGLPSLYSCFYRSRMRGQYDLEEAPCVDCLVHVFCEPCALCQEYRELRNRGFDMGIGWQANMERQSRGVTMPPFHAGMTR, encoded by the exons ATGTATACATCGGCACATCAAGACTACGGCAAATTCACCGGCGAGGGATATCATCCAGGCCCAATGAAACAACCTTATGCTCCTCCCTATGCGTCTGCCGCCGGTATGCCGGTACACCCTTCGGCCACCGCCACAGCGCCGTGGTCCACCGGTCTTTGCCACTGTTTTGATGACCCTGCTAACTGTTTAGTTACTTGTGTTTGCCCTTGTATCACCTTTGGACAGATCTCTGAAATAGTAAACAAAGGAACAACCT CATGTGCGGCTAGTGGTGCATTGTATGGCGTATTGCTGGGATTGACAGGATTGCCTAGCCTATATTCGTGTTTCTATAGGTCAAGAATGAGGGGACAATATGATTTGGAGGAAGCACCTTGCGTTGATTGTCTAGTTCATGTCTTCTGTGAGCCTTGTGCTCTTTGCCAAGAATACAGAGAGCTTAGGAACCGTGGCTTTGATATGGGAATTG GCTGGCAAGCTAATATGGAAAGACAAAGCAGGGGAGTTACAATGCCCCCTTTTCATGCAGGAATGACTcggtga
- the LOC104248512 gene encoding uncharacterized protein, producing the protein MTSPRISFSTDFIDSSQQQHHQHMMKNDTTSYYRDAPVSSDFEFSVANHSIITGADELFSKGRLLPFKEKKSSSSSSSTTTTLRDELLNNDEDDFTLRIPKSSSSTTRWKGLLGLKKSHIGSKKIDKKNEEKRSDELVHGTNNSQETYNGSGSGSSCRDMECRFN; encoded by the exons ATGACTAGTCCTAGAATCTCTTTCTCTACTGACTTCATCGATTCATCTCAACAACAACATCATCAGCACATGATGAAGAATGATACGACATCGTATTACAGAGATGCTCCTGTTTCCTCTGACTTTGAATTCTCCGTCGCTAATCATTCTATAATTACTGGTGCTGACGAGCTTTTCTCTAAAGGTAGACTTTTGCCTTTCAAAGAGAAGaagagtagtagtagtagtagtagtactacTACTACTCTAAGAGATGAACTCCTTAATAATGACGAAGATGATTTTACTTTGAGGATACCCAAAAGTAGTAGTTCTACGACTAGGTGGAAAGGTCTACTTGGCCTTAAAAAATCTCATATTGGGTCCAAGAAAATCgacaagaaaaatgaagaaaaaaggtCTGACGAGCTAGTTCATGGCACCAACAATTCCCAG GAAACATACAATGGCTCTGGTAGTGGATCCAGTTGTAGAGATATGGAGTGTCGTTTTAATTGA